The genomic segment CCCCAGCATGGACTTGGATCtcctctgtgtcttctttctATTCCTTAGTCCTCCCTTGCTGATTCCCTCTTCTATGCCAGGAGCACCTGTCTTCTTTCTGAAGGTACAGGTCTTATCTTCTACAGAGCTGCTGTCCTCCAtgaagtatttcatttatttcattaaattcagGTAGCAGTAATCTTTCCTTTGTTCATgtatggttttgtttcttttttttcccctaagtaaaCTATTAGCAGTTATCAGCTTACCGTATTGGTATCCTCTGGAGTGCCTGTAATTGTGATAGACATAAAGTagatttttaatgaatgtttgtTCCCTAGTTGATTTTAGTAGGAAGAAAAACTGACATCAGGATCATGGCAAGTTTTAACCAAATATCCTGAATTATATACTCAGTGTTTTGTTCTTGCAGCAATTACAGTTTGCTTTGATGTTATATACCAAGGAAGTTCTGGTTTTTGGAATTAACCTTGTTTCTTTGGGAGTTTTAAGAAATTGGAGTTTTTTCAGTatgcttattttttaacaaattatattGTTACCTTTGAATCAACCACttataagtatatatgtgtgttttttataCAAACAGAATATTCGTACATCCTGCTCTGCAActtgctctttttatttaataatatgtcTTAGAGATCCTTCATATCAGCATATATAGAGGGGTTTGgtgttcttggttttttttttttttttctggtttctattacCATGCAAGTATTCTTTTCAGAATGTACATCAGTTCTGTTTCATATTCTTATACAAGCTCTCGATACGTGTGTACTTCTAAGCACTTAGAATAAAGTTCAAAAAGGTCATTAGTTAAGTATTGTGTTCTGCTTGAGCTATGGGGATATCACTACTTAAGTTCCAGTTggtattttatcagtttttctaaATGGAGAGTGCCCATACTTTGCCTTTGAAGGGTGAGCAGCAGGGGAGATAAGTAATGACAATAACAACCTACTCAATAGAAGTAAACATAGAAATTGTAAGAGGCATGTTCCAACTCTAATTGGATGACacatgttctgtttcttaatagGAATCAACCCTCAAAAGCGTATTGAGTGCCTTATGGAACTTGTCTGCACACTGCACTGAGAATAAAGCTGACATATGTGCTGTAGATGGTGCGCTAGCATTTCTGGTCGGCACTCTCACTTACCGAAGCCAGGCAAATACGTTAGCCATTATTGAAAGTGGAGGTGGGATACTACGGAACGTGTCCAGCTTGATAGCTACAAATGAGGACCACAGGTAAATGCAgcatttttatattacttttaaatgaaTTCGTGTAGAATTCATACCCTCAAAAAGAATCTCTTGTAAGCAGTGTTTTGTATAATTGTGCAAGTGCTAAACTAAATTAGATTACAGTGAAAAGATAACTATTAGTTCCTAACTCATTAGTATATTTATTCTAATAAAAGTTTATAGTATGAAGATGTGTAGAGGCAAACAAATGATGATCAAGAGGTATAACCCATATGAAGGGGAAAATATTAAAGACACAAatactacagagaacaaaatccCATTGTTAGTATGGCATAAGGGAACGAAACatttataaagaacaaaatttgtGGATATGTTCCAGAGAatccagtagttcatttttttttttttttttaagatttatttatttatttatttatttgagagagtgagctgggggagggatgggtgagaagagactcttaagcagacttcctgccaagtgTGGAGCCGAGGGCGGCGTTTgctcccaggacctgagatcatgacctgagttgaaatcaggagtcagacatttaactgaacCGAGACATCCACACACCCCCAATGGttcacattttcttaatggtgtcttatTATCAATAATCTTAATATTATTTAGCCAACAGCCTTTCATCTAGGGCTATGAAACCTAAGAAAGCATCTCATTTACAAGGCACAAATTTTCATAACTTAGGCTCTGGATTTTGTTAGCAAAAATAGGgatatcttggggtgcctggttggctcatttggttaagcatctgacttgattttggctcagttcatcgTGTCAGGGTCACGAGGTTGAGCCCCTCGTTGGACTCCATGatgtgtgtggagcctgcttaggattctttctctcccccttccctcctcccactctcaaaaaatatatacatatgcatccTTTCACAgcttgtttttttatattttatccagtATTGCTTCTCGTTTTCAGAAACCCCATAAGGAACTTCTAGTAACAGAACTTGTAAAGAATGTGAACATCTTCTCTTTAGGTTTTTGATACACAAACAAGCCTTAGAGCCCTCTCTGCTATGCAAAGAAGACCTCTTAAACTCAGTAAGCGCTCAGTTGTCTGCTGGACTGCTCAGAGAAGATTGTCACATTAAAGCTCATTGTACACCCTTGCCAGTCAGTTTTAAAGACCTCTAAAGTTGAATGTGCTAtcattaaaattatgtttaccATGCATTAAACAAGCTGTTGCTCTTTCAAGTCCCAAAGTTCATTATGCTAACTCTCAACCCTTGTTTTTATAGTTAACCTTTAAATTTTCGAAACCTTTCACTAGAAGTAATAACTCCACACACAGTTTGACAGAGCACACTTCTAAGAGGGATAGCATTATCACAAAATCAATCCAGGAGGATAAAGGTTATTCTAAAAAGTCACTTTGCTAGTCTAGGCGCTTACAGTGTGCTCCCTGTAAAGACTGATTGATCGATTTTTCTACGTCTTCCAAGATTTTTTGTAGTTAACATTGTGGAACCCATCTATAGATTAAGTTACCACAAAGTCCCTGTTCAGGGTAAGATTTTATAATACATTCATTGAGGAACTCTGTCACCATGTAGATAAAGCAAGTGTTTCTGCTCAGGAATTAAAGAGAGCATGTCGGGGGGGAGGGAATcctcgagcagactccccactgagtggggagcctgacacaggctctatcccaagaccttaagatcacgacctgagctgaaatcaagagttggatgctcaacttactgagccacccaggtaacccaggaaaaattttaaaagctatggggtcaggggaacctgggtggttcagtccattaagcatctgcttttgcctcaggtcatgatcccagagtctggggatcgaTTCCCACATATTCtctgcagagtagagagcctgctgctcccaactgcttgtcctctctcttctgccaaataaataaataaaatcttaaaaaaaaaaaaggaagtagaagcAGCAGCTATTGGGTCAGAATAGGAAATGCAGAACAGATTAAAGTCaacacttttacttcttttagtCTGACAGATGAGTATTTTTAAACAGTAAACATTAAATGAAGTAGGAACAAAAGGAGATGTAAAATGCTTGAAATTTATAGTATAATTTGGGGCAGTTTTATTATGCCTATTAATAAGTTTTAGTAGTTATCTTTagatttaaatttgttttctaacCTTTTATTTGTTGTTACAATAAGGAGATTGTTACTTTAATTTTGGgatctcttattttatttcaggCAAATCCTAAGAGAGAACAACTGCCTGCAAACCTTATTACAACACTTGAAATCTCACAGTTTGACAATAGTCAGTAATGCATGTGGAACCTTGTGGAATCTCTCAGCAAGAAATCCTAAAGACCAAGAAGCATTATGGGACATGGGGGCAGTCAGCATGCTCAAAAACCTCATACATTCAAAGCACAAAATGATTGCTATGGGAAGCGCTGCAGCTTTAAGGAATCTCATGGCAAATAGACCTGCAAAGTATAAGGATGCCAATATTATGTCTCCTGGTTCAAGCTTGCCGTCTCTTcatgtcagaaaacaaaaagccctAGAAGCAGAATTAGATGCTCAGCATTTATCAGAAACTTTTGACAATATTGACAATTTAAGTCCCAAGGCATCTCATCGTAATAAGCAACGACACAAGCAAAGTCTCTATAGTGACTATGTTTTTGACACCAATCGACATGATGATAATAGGTCAGACAATTTTAATACTGGAAATATGACTGTCCTTTCACCATATTTAAATACCACAGTGTTGCCTAGCTCTTCTTCCTCAAGAGGAAGTTTGGAGAGTTCTCGTTCTGAAAAAGATAGAAGTTTGGAGAGAGAACGAGGAATCAGCCTAGGCAACTTCCACCCAGCAACAGAAAATTCAGGCACTTCTTCAAAGCGAGGTTTGCAGATTTCCACCACTGCAGCCCAGATTGCCAAAGTCATGGAAGAAGTATCAGCCATTCACACCTCCCAGGAAGACAGAAGTTCTGGGTCTACCACCGAGTTACATTGTGGGACAGATGAGAGGAATGCACTAAGAAGAAGCTCTACTGcccacacacatgcaaacacttACAGCTTCAGTAAGTCAGAAGGTTCAAATAGGACATGTCCTGTGACTTATGCTAACTTGGAATATAAGAGATCTTCAAATGATAGTTTAAACAGTGTCAGTAGTAGTGATGGTTATGGTAAAAGAGGTCAGATGAAGCCTTCCATTGAATCCTATTCTGAAGATGATGAAAGTAAATTTTGCAGCTATGGTCAATATCCAGCTGACCTGGCCCATAAAATACATAGCGCAAATCACATGGATGACAATGACGGAGAGCTAGATACACCAATAAATTATAGTCTTAAATATTCAGATGAGCAGTTGAACTCTGGAAGGCAAAGCCCTTCACAGAATGAAAGATGGGCAAGACCCAAACATATAATAGAAGATGAGATAAAACAAAGTGAGCAGAGACAATCAAGAAGTCAAAGCACAACTTACCCCGTATATACCGAGAGCACTGATGATAAACACCTCAAGTTCCAGCCACATTTTGGACAGCAGGAATGTGTTTCCCCATATAGGTCAAGAGGAGCCAGTGGTTCAGAAACAAATCGAGTAGGTTCTAATCATGGAATTAATCAAAATGTAAACCAGTCTTTGTGTCAGGAAGATGACTATGAAGATGATAAGCCAACCAACTATAGTGAACGTTACTCCGAGGAAGAGCAgcatgaggaagaagaaagaccaACAAATTATAGCATAAAATACAACGAAGAAAAACATCATGTGGATCAGCCTATTGATTATAGTTTAAAATATGCCACAGACATTCCTTCTTCCCAGaaaccaccattttcattctcaaagAATCCATCTGGACAGAGCACTAAAACTGAACACATCTCTTCAAGCAGTGAGAATACATCCACACCTTCATCTAATGCCAAGAGGCAGAATCAGCACCACCCAAGTTCAGCACAAAACAGAAATGGTCAGACCTCCAAAGCCACCTCCTGCAAAGTTCCCTCCATCAACCAAGAAACAATACAGACTTACTGTGTAGAGGATACCCCAATTTGTTTTTCACGCTGCAGTTCATTATCATCTTTGTCATCAGCTGAAGATGAAATAGGATGTGATCAGGCAACCCAGGAAACAGATTCTGCTAATACTCTACAAatagcagaaatcaaagaaaacagtGGGACTAGAACAACAGAAGATTCTGTGAGTGAAGTTCCAACCGTGTCACAGCATATTCGAACCAAATCCAGCAGACTTCAGGCTTCGGGTTTACCTGCAGAATCAGCCCGGCACAAAGCTGTTGAATTTTCTTCAGGGGCCAAATCCCCATCAAAAAGTGGTGCTCAGACACCTAAAAGTCCACCAGAGCACTATGTTCAGGAGACTCCACTCATGTTTAGCCGATGTACCTCAGTCAGTTCGCTCGATAGCTTTGAGAGTCGTTCGATTGCCAGCTCTGTTCAGAGTGAACCCTGCAGTGGAATGGTAAGTGGCATTATAAGCCCCAGTGACCTTCCAGATAGCCCCGGACAAACCATGCCACCAAGCAGAAGTAagacccctccccctccacctcagACAGTTCAGACCAAGCGAGAGGTGCCTAAAAACAAAGCCCCTGCTGTGGAAAAGAGGGAGAGTGGGCCTAAGCAAGCTGCTGTAAATGCTGCGGTACAGAGAGTCCAGGTTCTTCCAGATGCTGACACTCTGTTACATTTTGCCACAGAAAGTACTCCAGATGGATTTTCTTGCTCCTCTAGCCTGAGTGCTCTGAGCCTCGATGAGCCATTTATACAGAAAGATGTGGAATTAAGAATAATGCCTCCAGTTCAGGAAAATGACAATGGGAATGAAACGGAATCTGAGCAGCCtgaagaagcaaatgaaaaccaGGAAAAAGAGACGGAAAAACCTACCGACTCTGAAAAAGACCTCTTAGATGACTCAGATGATGATGATATTGAAATACTAGAAGAATGTATTATTTCTGCCATGCCAACAAAATCTTCACGCAAAGCCAAAAAACCGGCCCAGGCTGCTTCAAAATTACCTCCCCCTGTGGCAAGGAAACCAAGTCAACTTCCTGTGTACAAACTTCTTCCATCACAAAACAGGTTACAAGCACAAAAGCATGTTAGTTTTACACCAGGAGATGATATGCCACGGGTATATTGTGTAGAAGGGACACCTATAAACTTTTCTACAGCTACGTCTTTAAGTGATCTAACGATAGAATCTCCTCCGAATGAGTTAGCTGCTGGGGAAGGGGTTAGACCGGGGGCACAGTCCAGTGAATTCGAAAAACGAGATACCATTCCTACAGAAGGCAGAAGTACAGATGAGGCTCAAAGAGGAAAAACCCCATCTGTAACAATACCTGAACTGGATGATAGTAAAACAGAAGAAGGTGATATCCTTGCAGAATGCATTAATTCTGCTATGCCCAAAGGAAAAAGTCACAAGCCCTTCCGTGTGAAAAAGATAATGGACCAAGTCCAGCAAGCATCTATGTCTTCATCTGGAGCTAATAAAAATCAATTAGatggtaagaaaaagaaacctactTCACCAGTAAAACCTATACCACAAAATACTGAGTATAGGACACGTGTAAGAAAAAATGCagactcaaaaaataatttaaatgctgAAAGAACTTTCTCAGACAACAAAGAGTCAAAGAAACAGAACTTGAAAAATAATTCCAAGGACTTCAATGATAAGCTACCAAATAACGAAGATCGAGTCAGAGGAAGTTTTACTTTTGATTCACCTCATCACTACACACCTATTGaaggaactccatactgtttttcacgaAATGATTCTTTGAGTTCTCTAgattttgatgatgatgatgttgaccTTTCCAGAGAAAAGGCTGAAttaagaaaggggaaagaaaataaggaatcaGAAGCTAAAGTTACCAGCCATACAGAACTAACCACTAACCAGCAGTCAGCTAATAAGACACAGGCTGTTACAAAACATCCAATAAATCGAGGTCAGTCTAAACCCTTGCTGCAGAAGCAGTCCACTTTTCCACAATCATCCAAAGACATACCAGACAGAGGGGCAGCAACTgatgaaaaattacaaaactttGCTATTGAAAATACACCAGTGTGCTTTTCTCGTAACTCCTCTCTAAGTTCCCTTAGTGACATTGAtcaagaaaacaacaataacaaagaaaatgaacctATCAAAGAGACAGAGCCCCCTAACTCACAGGGAGAACCAAGTAAACCTCAGGCATCAGGTTACGCTCCTAAATCATTTCACGTTGAAGATAcccctgtttgtttctcaagaAACAGTTCCCTCAGTTCTCTTAGTATTGATTCTGAAGACGACCTGTTGCAAGAATGTATAAGTTCTGcaatgccaaaaaagaaaaagccttcaAGACTCAAGGGTGATAATGAAAAGCATAGCCCCAGAAATATGAGTGGCATATTAGCAGAAGATTTGACACTCGATTTGAAAGATATACAGAGACCAGATTCAGAACATGGTTTATCCCCAGATTCAGAAAATTTTGATTGGAAAGCTATTCAGGAAGGTGCAAATTCCATAGTAAGTAGTTTACAtcaagctgctgctgctgcctgttTATCTAGACAAGCTTCATCTGACTCAGATTCCATCCTTTCACTGAAATCAGGAATCTCTCTGGGATCACCATTTCATCTTACACCTGATCAAGAGGAAAAACCCTTTACAAGTAATAAGGGCCCACGAATTCTAAAACCTGGGGAGAAGAGCACATTGGAAACTAAAAAGATAGAATctgaaaataaaggaatcaaaggagggaaaaaagtttataaaagttTACTTACTGGAAAAGTTCGATCTAATTCGGAGATTTCAAACCAAATGAAACAGTCCCTTCAAGCAAACATGCCTTCCATCTCTAGAGGCAGGACAATGATTCATATTCCAGGAGTTCGAAATAGCTCTTCAAGCACAAGTCCGGTTTCTAAGAAAGGCCCACCTCTTAAGACTCCAGCCTCCAAAAGCCCTAGCGAAGGTCAGACAACCACCACTTCTCCTAGAGGAGCCAAGCCATCAGTGAAGTCAGAATTAAGCCCTGTAACCAGACAGACATCCCAACCAGCTGTGGCAAATAAAGGGCCTTCTAGATCAGGATCTAGAGATTCCACTCCTTCAAGACCTGCCCAACAACCATTAAGTAGACCTA from the Mustela nigripes isolate SB6536 chromosome 12, MUSNIG.SB6536, whole genome shotgun sequence genome contains:
- the APC gene encoding adenomatous polyposis coli protein isoform X9, with translation MAAASYDQLLKQVEALKMENSNLRQELEDNSNHLTKLETEASNMKEVLKQLQGSIEDEAMASSGQIDLLERLKELNLDSSNFPGVKLRSKMSLRSYGSREGSVSSRSGECSPVPMGSFPRRGFVNGSRENTGYLEELEKERSLLLADLDKEEKEKDWYYAQLQNLTKRIDSLPLTENFSLQTDMTRRQLEYEARQIRVAMEEQLGTCQDMEKRAQRRVTRIQQIEKDILRIRQLLQSQATEAERSSQNKHEAGSHEAERQNEGQGVAEINMATSGSGQGSTTRMDHETASVLSSSSTHSAPRRLTSHLGTKIRAYCETCWEWQEAHEQGMDQDKNPMPAPVEHQICPAVCVLMKLSFDEEHRHAMNELGGLQAIAELLQVDCEMYGLTNDHYSITLRRYAGMALTNLTFGDVANKATLCSMKGCMRALVAQLKSESEDLQQVIASVLRNLSWRADVNSKKTLREVGSVKALMECALEVKKESTLKSVLSALWNLSAHCTENKADICAVDGALAFLVGTLTYRSQANTLAIIESGGGILRNVSSLIATNEDHRQILRENNCLQTLLQHLKSHSLTIVSNACGTLWNLSARNPKDQEALWDMGAVSMLKNLIHSKHKMIAMGSAAALRNLMANRPAKYKDANIMSPGSSLPSLHVRKQKALEAELDAQHLSETFDNIDNLSPKASHRNKQRHKQSLYSDYVFDTNRHDDNRSDNFNTGNMTVLSPYLNTTVLPSSSSSRGSLESSRSEKDRSLERERGISLGNFHPATENSGTSSKRGLQISTTAAQIAKVMEEVSAIHTSQEDRSSGSTTELHCGTDERNALRRSSTAHTHANTYSFSKSEGSNRTCPVTYANLEYKRSSNDSLNSVSSSDGYGKRGQMKPSIESYSEDDESKFCSYGQYPADLAHKIHSANHMDDNDGELDTPINYSLKYSDEQLNSGRQSPSQNERWARPKHIIEDEIKQSEQRQSRSQSTTYPVYTESTDDKHLKFQPHFGQQECVSPYRSRGASGSETNRVGSNHGINQNVNQSLCQEDDYEDDKPTNYSERYSEEEQHEEEERPTNYSIKYNEEKHHVDQPIDYSLKYATDIPSSQKPPFSFSKNPSGQSTKTEHISSSSENTSTPSSNAKRQNQHHPSSAQNRNGQTSKATSCKVPSINQETIQTYCVEDTPICFSRCSSLSSLSSAEDEIGCDQATQETDSANTLQIAEIKENSGTRTTEDSVSEVPTVSQHIRTKSSRLQASGLPAESARHKAVEFSSGAKSPSKSGAQTPKSPPEHYVQETPLMFSRCTSVSSLDSFESRSIASSVQSEPCSGMVSGIISPSDLPDSPGQTMPPSRSKTPPPPPQTVQTKREVPKNKAPAVEKRESGPKQAAVNAAVQRVQVLPDADTLLHFATESTPDGFSCSSSLSALSLDEPFIQKDVELRIMPPVQENDNGNETESEQPEEANENQEKETEKPTDSEKDLLDDSDDDDIEILEECIISAMPTKSSRKAKKPAQAASKLPPPVARKPSQLPVYKLLPSQNRLQAQKHVSFTPGDDMPRVYCVEGTPINFSTATSLSDLTIESPPNELAAGEGVRPGAQSSEFEKRDTIPTEGRSTDEAQRGKTPSVTIPELDDSKTEEGDILAECINSAMPKGKSHKPFRVKKIMDQVQQASMSSSGANKNQLDGKKKKPTSPVKPIPQNTEYRTRVRKNADSKNNLNAERTFSDNKESKKQNLKNNSKDFNDKLPNNEDRVRGSFTFDSPHHYTPIEGTPYCFSRNDSLSSLDFDDDDVDLSREKAELRKGKENKESEAKVTSHTELTTNQQSANKTQAVTKHPINRGQSKPLLQKQSTFPQSSKDIPDRGAATDEKLQNFAIENTPVCFSRNSSLSSLSDIDQENNNNKENEPIKETEPPNSQGEPSKPQASGYAPKSFHVEDTPVCFSRNSSLSSLSIDSEDDLLQECISSAMPKKKKPSRLKGDNEKHSPRNMSGILAEDLTLDLKDIQRPDSEHGLSPDSENFDWKAIQEGANSIVSSLHQAAAAACLSRQASSDSDSILSLKSGISLGSPFHLTPDQEEKPFTSNKGPRILKPGEKSTLETKKIESENKGIKGGKKVYKSLLTGKVRSNSEISNQMKQSLQANMPSISRGRTMIHIPGVRNSSSSTSPVSKKGPPLKTPASKSPSEGQTTTTSPRGAKPSVKSELSPVTRQTSQPAVANKGPSRSGSRDSTPSRPAQQPLSRPMQSPGRNSISPGRNGISPPNKLSQLPRTSSPSTASTKSSGSGKMSYTSPGRQMSQQNLTKQTGLSKNGSSIPRSESASKGLNQMNNSNGSNKKVELSRMSSTKSSGSESDRSERPVLVRQSTFIKEAPSPTLRRKLEESASFESLSPSSRPDSPTRSQAQTPVLSPSLPDMSLSTHSSVQSGGWRKLPPNLSPTIEYNDGRPAKRHDIARSHSESPSRLPINRSGTWKREHSKHSSSLPRVSTWRRTGSSSSILSASSESSEKAKSEDEKHVNSISGTKQTKENQVSTKGTWRKIKESEISPTNSTSQTTSSGAANGAESKTLIYQMAPAVSKTEDVWVRIEDCPINNPRSGRSPTGNTPPVIDTVSEKGNPNAKDAKDNQGKQNVGNGSAPVRTMGLENRLNSFIQVDAPDQKGTEAKPGQSNPVPASETNESSVAERTPFSSSSSSKHSSPSGTVAARVTPFNYNPSPRKSSADSTSARPSQIPTPVNNNTKKRDSKTDSTESSGTQSPKRHSGSYLVTSV
- the APC gene encoding adenomatous polyposis coli protein isoform X3, giving the protein MYASLGSGPVGVLPASAPPSPLGSWSSGSGSGCVPQERKRPGGVRTSGRGASVWQEVLKQLQGSIEDEAMASSGQIDLLERLKELNLDSSNFPGVKLRSKMSLRSYGSREGSVSSRSGECSPVPMGSFPRRGFVNGSRENTGYLEELEKERSLLLADLDKEEKEKDWYYAQLQNLTKRIDSLPLTENFSLQTDMTRRQLEYEARQIRVAMEEQLGTCQDMEKRAQRRVTRIQQIEKDILRIRQLLQSQATEAERSSQNKHEAGSHEAERQNEGQGVAEINMATSGSGQGSTTRMDHETASVLSSSSTHSAPRRLTSHLGTKVEMVYSLLSMLGTHDKDDMSRTLLAMSSSQDSCISMRQSGCLPLLIQLLHGNDKDSVLLGNSRGSKEARARASAALHNIIHSQPDDKRGRREIRVLHLLEQIRAYCETCWEWQEAHEQGMDQDKNPMPAPVEHQICPAVCVLMKLSFDEEHRHAMNELGGLQAIAELLQVDCEMYGLTNDHYSITLRRYAGMALTNLTFGDVANKATLCSMKGCMRALVAQLKSESEDLQQVIASVLRNLSWRADVNSKKTLREVGSVKALMECALEVKKESTLKSVLSALWNLSAHCTENKADICAVDGALAFLVGTLTYRSQANTLAIIESGGGILRNVSSLIATNEDHRQILRENNCLQTLLQHLKSHSLTIVSNACGTLWNLSARNPKDQEALWDMGAVSMLKNLIHSKHKMIAMGSAAALRNLMANRPAKYKDANIMSPGSSLPSLHVRKQKALEAELDAQHLSETFDNIDNLSPKASHRNKQRHKQSLYSDYVFDTNRHDDNRSDNFNTGNMTVLSPYLNTTVLPSSSSSRGSLESSRSEKDRSLERERGISLGNFHPATENSGTSSKRGLQISTTAAQIAKVMEEVSAIHTSQEDRSSGSTTELHCGTDERNALRRSSTAHTHANTYSFSKSEGSNRTCPVTYANLEYKRSSNDSLNSVSSSDGYGKRGQMKPSIESYSEDDESKFCSYGQYPADLAHKIHSANHMDDNDGELDTPINYSLKYSDEQLNSGRQSPSQNERWARPKHIIEDEIKQSEQRQSRSQSTTYPVYTESTDDKHLKFQPHFGQQECVSPYRSRGASGSETNRVGSNHGINQNVNQSLCQEDDYEDDKPTNYSERYSEEEQHEEEERPTNYSIKYNEEKHHVDQPIDYSLKYATDIPSSQKPPFSFSKNPSGQSTKTEHISSSSENTSTPSSNAKRQNQHHPSSAQNRNGQTSKATSCKVPSINQETIQTYCVEDTPICFSRCSSLSSLSSAEDEIGCDQATQETDSANTLQIAEIKENSGTRTTEDSVSEVPTVSQHIRTKSSRLQASGLPAESARHKAVEFSSGAKSPSKSGAQTPKSPPEHYVQETPLMFSRCTSVSSLDSFESRSIASSVQSEPCSGMVSGIISPSDLPDSPGQTMPPSRSKTPPPPPQTVQTKREVPKNKAPAVEKRESGPKQAAVNAAVQRVQVLPDADTLLHFATESTPDGFSCSSSLSALSLDEPFIQKDVELRIMPPVQENDNGNETESEQPEEANENQEKETEKPTDSEKDLLDDSDDDDIEILEECIISAMPTKSSRKAKKPAQAASKLPPPVARKPSQLPVYKLLPSQNRLQAQKHVSFTPGDDMPRVYCVEGTPINFSTATSLSDLTIESPPNELAAGEGVRPGAQSSEFEKRDTIPTEGRSTDEAQRGKTPSVTIPELDDSKTEEGDILAECINSAMPKGKSHKPFRVKKIMDQVQQASMSSSGANKNQLDGKKKKPTSPVKPIPQNTEYRTRVRKNADSKNNLNAERTFSDNKESKKQNLKNNSKDFNDKLPNNEDRVRGSFTFDSPHHYTPIEGTPYCFSRNDSLSSLDFDDDDVDLSREKAELRKGKENKESEAKVTSHTELTTNQQSANKTQAVTKHPINRGQSKPLLQKQSTFPQSSKDIPDRGAATDEKLQNFAIENTPVCFSRNSSLSSLSDIDQENNNNKENEPIKETEPPNSQGEPSKPQASGYAPKSFHVEDTPVCFSRNSSLSSLSIDSEDDLLQECISSAMPKKKKPSRLKGDNEKHSPRNMSGILAEDLTLDLKDIQRPDSEHGLSPDSENFDWKAIQEGANSIVSSLHQAAAAACLSRQASSDSDSILSLKSGISLGSPFHLTPDQEEKPFTSNKGPRILKPGEKSTLETKKIESENKGIKGGKKVYKSLLTGKVRSNSEISNQMKQSLQANMPSISRGRTMIHIPGVRNSSSSTSPVSKKGPPLKTPASKSPSEGQTTTTSPRGAKPSVKSELSPVTRQTSQPAVANKGPSRSGSRDSTPSRPAQQPLSRPMQSPGRNSISPGRNGISPPNKLSQLPRTSSPSTASTKSSGSGKMSYTSPGRQMSQQNLTKQTGLSKNGSSIPRSESASKGLNQMNNSNGSNKKVELSRMSSTKSSGSESDRSERPVLVRQSTFIKEAPSPTLRRKLEESASFESLSPSSRPDSPTRSQAQTPVLSPSLPDMSLSTHSSVQSGGWRKLPPNLSPTIEYNDGRPAKRHDIARSHSESPSRLPINRSGTWKREHSKHSSSLPRVSTWRRTGSSSSILSASSESSEKAKSEDEKHVNSISGTKQTKENQVSTKGTWRKIKESEISPTNSTSQTTSSGAANGAESKTLIYQMAPAVSKTEDVWVRIEDCPINNPRSGRSPTGNTPPVIDTVSEKGNPNAKDAKDNQGKQNVGNGSAPVRTMGLENRLNSFIQVDAPDQKGTEAKPGQSNPVPASETNESSVAERTPFSSSSSSKHSSPSGTVAARVTPFNYNPSPRKSSADSTSARPSQIPTPVNNNTKKRDSKTDSTESSGTQSPKRHSGSYLVTSV